The following coding sequences are from one Streptomyces sp. NBC_01294 window:
- the paaK gene encoding phenylacetate--CoA ligase PaaK, with the protein MAVHPDFHDDGERLGRDELAALQLTRLRATLHRAYERVPFYRQAFDKAGVHPDDCRSLADLALFPLTTKTDLRDQYPFGMFAVPRSEVRRIHASSGTTGRPTVVGYTDNDLSTWADVVARSIRAAGGRPGQIIHIAYGYGLFTGGLGAHYGAERLGCTVVPASGGMTDRQVRLIEDFRPEVIMVTPSYMLTLLDEMERQGIDPRATSLRTGIFGAEPWTEEMRREIEERLGIDAVDIYGLSEVIGPGVAQEFASTKDGLHIWEDHFYPEVVDPLTGAVLPEGEHGELVFTSLTKEAMPVIRYRTRDLTRLLPGTARPAFRRMEKVTGRSDDMIILRGVNLYPTQIEEVLLRTPGLAPHFQLRLTREGRMDALTVRVEARRETVADRREAAGAEVVRAVKEGIGVSVRVEVVDPESLERSVGKIKRLVDLRGAG; encoded by the coding sequence ATGGCGGTGCACCCGGATTTCCACGACGACGGCGAGCGGCTCGGCCGCGACGAGCTGGCCGCCCTCCAGCTGACGCGGCTGCGCGCGACCCTGCACCGCGCCTACGAACGGGTGCCGTTCTACCGGCAGGCCTTCGACAAGGCCGGCGTGCATCCCGACGACTGCCGCTCCCTCGCCGACCTCGCCCTGTTCCCCTTGACCACCAAGACCGACCTGCGCGACCAGTACCCCTTCGGGATGTTCGCCGTACCGCGGTCCGAAGTGCGCCGCATCCACGCCTCCAGCGGCACGACCGGGCGTCCCACCGTCGTCGGGTACACCGACAATGACCTCTCCACCTGGGCCGATGTCGTCGCCCGATCCATACGCGCGGCGGGTGGCCGGCCCGGCCAGATCATCCACATCGCCTACGGCTACGGCCTCTTCACGGGCGGCCTCGGCGCGCACTACGGCGCCGAACGCCTCGGCTGTACGGTCGTGCCCGCCTCGGGCGGGATGACGGACCGGCAGGTCCGGCTCATCGAGGACTTCCGGCCGGAGGTCATCATGGTGACGCCTTCCTACATGCTGACCCTGCTGGACGAGATGGAGCGCCAGGGCATCGACCCGCGCGCCACCTCACTGCGGACCGGGATCTTCGGCGCGGAGCCGTGGACCGAGGAGATGCGCCGGGAGATCGAGGAACGGCTCGGCATAGACGCGGTGGACATATACGGCCTGTCCGAGGTCATCGGGCCGGGTGTCGCGCAGGAGTTCGCCTCGACCAAGGACGGTCTCCACATCTGGGAGGACCACTTCTATCCCGAGGTGGTCGACCCCCTGACGGGCGCGGTGCTGCCGGAGGGCGAGCACGGCGAGCTGGTGTTCACCTCTCTCACCAAGGAGGCCATGCCCGTCATCCGCTACCGCACCCGGGATCTGACGCGGCTGCTGCCCGGCACCGCCCGGCCGGCCTTCCGGCGGATGGAGAAGGTCACGGGCCGCAGCGACGACATGATCATCCTGCGCGGGGTGAACCTGTACCCGACCCAGATCGAGGAGGTCCTGCTGCGCACGCCCGGCCTGGCTCCTCACTTCCAGCTGCGGCTGACCCGCGAGGGGCGCATGGACGCCCTGACCGTACGGGTGGAGGCGCGCCGGGAGACGGTTGCCGATCGGCGGGAGGCCGCGGGCGCCGAGGTGGTCCGGGCCGTCAAGGAGGGGATCGGGGTCTCCGTCCGGGTGGAGGTGGTCGATCCGGAGAGCCTGGAGCGTTCGGTGGGGAAGATCAAGAGACTGGTGGACCTCCGCGGCGCAGGGTAG